One region of Salvia miltiorrhiza cultivar Shanhuang (shh) chromosome 3, IMPLAD_Smil_shh, whole genome shotgun sequence genomic DNA includes:
- the LOC131014012 gene encoding cyclic nucleotide-gated ion channel 4-like — MPNCEQEGFHYNYSNDESDSDEAEEEEEVINPASLDGGCCSRRREWRFWGKVLDPRATWVQEWNRLFLLVCAVGLFVDPLFFYTLSISESCMCLFVDGWFAVTVTVLRCMIDALHLWNVWLQFKMNRCPDRRMHDPATVALKYFKSRKGFTFDLFVILPLPQIVIWVVIPKLLERGWTTVVMTVLLVMFVFQYLPKIYHSVCLLRRMQNFSGYIFGTVWWGIALNMIAYFVASHAVGACWYLLGIQRAAKCLKEQCMVTKSCDITMMACQDSIYYGTKDLISDRTRFIWGENRHARSSCLQNYDNFDYGAYKWTVQLVTNNNRLEKVLFPIFWGLMTLSTFGNLESTTDWLEVVFIIIVLTTGLLLVTMLIGNIKVFLHATTSKKQAMQLKMRNIEWWMRKRRLPQAFRQRVRNYERQRWAAMRGVDECEMTRNLPEGLRRDIKYHLCLDLVRQVPLFQHMDNLVLENICDRVKSLIFTKGETITREGDPVQRMLFIVRGHLQSSQMLRDGVKSCCMLGPGNFSGDELLSWCLRRPFVERLPPSSSSLVTLETTEAFGLEAEDVKYVTQHFRYTFVNEKVKRSARYYSPGWRTWAAVAIQLAWRRYRHRLTLTSLSFIRPRRPLSRCSSLGEDRLRLYTALLTSPKPNQDDFDF, encoded by the exons ATGCCGAATTGCGAGCAAGAAGGCTTCCACTACAACTACAGCAATGACGAGAGTGATTCCGACGAagcagaggaggaggaggaggtaATTAATCCGGCGAGCTTGGACGGCGGTTGCTGTTCCCGACGCCGCGAGTGGCGGTTCTGGGGTAAGGTTTTGGACCCTAGAGCGACGTGGGTGCAGGAATGGAACAGATTGTTCCTCTTAGTTTGCGCGGTGGGGCTCTTCGTGGACCCCTTGTTCTTCTACACCCTCTCCATAAGCGAGAGCTGCATGTGCCTCTTCGTCGACGGCTGGTTCGCCGTCACCGTCACCGTCCTCCGCTGCATGATCGACGCCTTGCACCTCTGGAACGTCTGGCTGCAGTTCAAGATGAACCGCTGCCCCGACCGCCGAATGCATGACCCCGCCACCGTCGCCTTGAAATACTTCAAATCGCGCAAGGGCTTCACTTTTGATCTCTTTGTCATCCTGCCGTTGCCTCAG ATTGTAATTTGGGTTGTAATCCCGAAGCTTCTAGAAAGAGGATGGACGACGGTGGTGATGACGGTGTTGTTGGTAATGTTCGTGTTCCAATATTTGCCCAAAATCTACCATTCAGTGTGTCTGCTCCGCCGTATGCAAAATTTCTCTGGCTACATTTTTGGCACTGTTTGGTGGGGCATTGCTCTCAACATGATCGCCTACTTTGTTGCATCTCAT GCTGTAGGAGCATGCTGGTATTTGCTAGGCATCCAACGGGCTGCAAAATGCTTGAAGGAGCAATGCATGGTCACCAAGAGTTGCGATATAACAATGATGGCGTGCCAGGATTCGATTTACTATGGAACTAAAGATCTCATCAGTGATAGAACAAGGTTCATTTGGGGTGAGAACAGACATGCAAGGTCTTCATGCCTACAAAATTACGACAATTTCGACTATGGTGCTTATAAGTGGACTGTTCAGCTCGTTACCAATAACAATCGTCTCGAGAAAGTATTGTTTCCGATATTTTGGGGACTCATGACTCTAAG TACTTTCGGGAACCTAGAGAGCACAACTGACTGGCTAGAAGTGGTGTTTATTATAATTGTCCTCACCACTGGACTTCTGCTGGTCACAATGTTGATTGGTAACATCAAGGTTTTCTTGCACGCGACTACGTCGAAGAAACAAGCAATGCAGCTGAAGATGAGGAACATAGAGTGGTGGATGAGAAAGAGGCGGTTGCCGCAGGCGTTCAGGCAGAGGGTGCGCAACTACGAGAGGCAGCGGTGGGCAGCAATGCGCGGAGTTGATGAATGTGAGATGACTCGGAATCTTCCAGAAGGGCTTAGGAGAGATATCAAATATCATCTTTGTTTAGATTTGGTGAGGCAGGTGCCATTGTTCCAGCACATGGACAATCTCGTCCTCGAGAACATATGTGACCGTGTCAAATCCCTCATATTTACAAAGGGAGAAACCATAACAAGAGAAGGAGATCCGGTGCAGAGAATGTTGTTCATCGTTAGAGGGCATCTCCAGAGCAGCCAAATGCTGCGCGATGGGGTGAAGAGTTGTTGCATGCTCGGCCCCGGGAACTTCAGCGGAGATGAGCTGCTCTCGTGGTGTCTCAGAAGACCTTTCGTTGAGAGGCTTCCACCGTCTTCCTCCTCACTTGTCACTCTCGAAACCACAGAGGCCTTCGGGCTTGAAGCAGAGGATGTCAAATATGTTACTCAGCACTTCCGCTACACATTTGTGAACGAGAAAGTGAAGAGGAGCGCGCGCTACTACTCTCCTGGATGGCGAACCTGGGCTGCTGTTGCCATTCAGCTCGCGTGGAGGAGATATCGACACCGTCTCACACTCACTTCCCTCTCTTTTATAAGGCCGAGGAGGCCATTGTCGAGGTGCTCTTCGCTTGGAGAAGACAGGCTTAGGCTTTACACAGCTTTGCTCACCTCCCCCAAGCCTAACCAGgatgattttgatttttga